A region from the Bacteroidia bacterium genome encodes:
- a CDS encoding DUF1905 domain-containing protein, with protein MKQYKFEALIIKHKQLDSGFIEFPYDTEKEFGKKGQVKVKAWFDGFLYRGSLVKMGHHCHLIGLNKEVRKAINKNPGDIINVVIEEDKDKRTVDIPNDLILLLKEFPLAEEKFNKMSYSHKKEWVMWLNDAKKEETRLKRLQKIIDKLME; from the coding sequence ATGAAACAATACAAATTTGAAGCTTTAATTATTAAGCACAAACAATTAGATTCAGGTTTTATTGAATTTCCCTATGATACAGAAAAAGAGTTTGGAAAAAAAGGACAAGTAAAAGTTAAAGCCTGGTTTGACGGATTTTTATATCGCGGTTCACTTGTTAAGATGGGTCATCATTGTCATTTAATCGGGCTAAATAAGGAGGTAAGAAAAGCTATAAACAAAAACCCGGGAGATATTATAAACGTTGTTATAGAAGAAGATAAAGACAAAAGAACGGTTGATATTCCTAATGATCTTATTCTTTTACTGAAAGAATTTCCTTTAGCTGAGGAAAAATTTAACAAAATGTCATACAGTCATAAAAAAGAATGGGTAATGTGGCTTAACGACGCAAAAAAAGAAGAAACCAGACTAAAAAGATTGCAAAAAATTATTGATAAGTTAATGGAATAA
- a CDS encoding glycosyltransferase, translating into MTFIWIIVIVISLLYTLVIGYFCIGWIKYKTYKNQTADLKPFVSIIIAARNEEKNILNLLKALSLQTYRNFEIIIIDDHSTDKTAEIIRENKFINCSLFTLNKNEIGKKVAIATAVNLSKGDLILATDADCIPEVKWVETIVSFYNSEHADFIIGPVKQIASKNIFQQIFSLDFLSLQAVGAGAAEMNNPFLCNGANLAFSKKTWINISEETGKKYASGDDVFFLHNAINILPKDKIRFIFSEDAIVSTSPPSGIIAFFNQRIRWASKAKGYKNSTSVITSFSVLSINILLTCLLIYSAFNHHIIYAFIFLLAVKSIIDFAILFLAASFYRQKYLLWFFVPLQMIYYMYTSLISILSIVVKYNWKDRNCK; encoded by the coding sequence ATGACTTTCATTTGGATTATAGTTATTGTTATTTCTCTGCTTTATACTTTAGTTATTGGCTATTTTTGTATAGGCTGGATTAAGTATAAAACATATAAAAATCAAACTGCTGATTTAAAACCTTTTGTTTCTATAATAATAGCTGCCAGAAACGAAGAAAAAAATATCCTAAATCTACTTAAAGCTTTATCGTTACAAACATATCGCAATTTTGAAATAATAATTATTGACGATCATTCTACTGATAAAACTGCAGAAATAATTCGGGAAAATAAATTTATTAATTGTTCACTTTTTACATTAAATAAAAATGAAATTGGTAAAAAAGTTGCCATTGCTACTGCAGTTAACCTTTCAAAAGGTGATTTGATACTTGCCACTGATGCAGATTGTATTCCGGAAGTAAAATGGGTAGAAACAATTGTTTCTTTTTATAATTCTGAACATGCAGATTTTATTATCGGACCAGTAAAACAAATTGCATCAAAAAACATTTTTCAGCAAATCTTTTCGCTGGATTTTCTAAGTTTACAGGCAGTCGGAGCCGGGGCGGCAGAGATGAACAATCCTTTTCTTTGTAATGGAGCTAATCTCGCATTTTCAAAAAAAACATGGATTAATATTTCCGAAGAAACTGGAAAAAAATATGCTTCGGGCGATGATGTTTTTTTTCTTCACAATGCCATAAATATTTTACCTAAAGATAAAATTCGTTTTATTTTTTCTGAAGATGCTATTGTTTCTACATCTCCTCCATCGGGAATTATTGCATTTTTTAATCAAAGAATTAGGTGGGCATCAAAAGCAAAAGGTTATAAAAATAGCACATCAGTAATAACTTCATTCTCTGTTTTATCAATAAATATTTTATTGACGTGTTTACTCATTTATTCTGCTTTTAACCACCATATAATTTACGCTTTTATTTTTCTTTTAGCAGTAAAGTCAATTATCGATTTTGCTATACTTTTCCTTGCTGCTAGTTTTTACAGGCAAAAATATTTACTATGGTTTTTTGTGCCATTACAGATGATTTATTATATGTATACTTCACTAATCTCAATACTTTCAATAGTCGTTAAATATAACTGGAAAGACAGAAATTGTAAATAA
- a CDS encoding FprA family A-type flavoprotein, with translation MKDDKILDVSNDVKWIGILDKDLVTFDVVMETKFGTTYNSYFINADKKVIVETAKEKYFDTYLEKLKKVVAPESIDYIVMNHTEPDHSGCLRHLLQIAPQATVVGSGNAIRYLQDIIGVPFKSLQVKDGDTLSLGNKTLRFMSTPNLHWPDTMFTYLEEDKLLFTCDSFGAHFCDQQMFDDLVPNYDEAFEYYFDVIIKPYSRFMLKAIDKIKPLDIKTICTGHGPILRSHWKKYVDYAAELSSKYLDSIKGDEKNVLIAFVSAYGYTREMAEAFAEGIRKTNCTITVDLADVESMSLGEIDAKLTKCNGLIVGSPTLNQNIMLPVYKVFSMINPIRERGKPAMSFGSYGWSGEAVKIIDASLKSLKLNVIRDGIAIKFFPFGETRNILVEEGRKFAKAVITQPEQVNCD, from the coding sequence ATGAAAGATGATAAAATTCTTGATGTAAGTAACGATGTAAAGTGGATTGGAATTCTAGATAAAGACCTTGTTACTTTTGATGTAGTGATGGAAACCAAATTTGGTACAACTTATAATTCATATTTTATTAATGCTGATAAAAAAGTAATTGTTGAGACTGCCAAAGAAAAATATTTTGATACTTATCTCGAAAAACTAAAGAAAGTGGTTGCCCCTGAAAGTATTGATTATATTGTGATGAATCATACCGAACCCGATCATTCTGGTTGTTTAAGGCATCTTTTGCAGATTGCACCTCAGGCAACGGTTGTTGGTAGTGGAAACGCAATTCGTTACTTACAGGATATTATTGGTGTCCCTTTTAAATCCTTACAAGTAAAAGATGGTGATACTTTAAGTCTTGGAAATAAAACTCTACGTTTTATGTCAACTCCGAATTTACATTGGCCCGATACAATGTTTACATATCTGGAAGAAGACAAACTTTTATTTACATGTGATTCATTTGGTGCACATTTTTGCGATCAGCAAATGTTTGACGATCTTGTTCCAAATTACGATGAGGCATTCGAATATTATTTTGACGTTATAATTAAACCTTATAGCAGATTTATGCTTAAGGCAATCGATAAAATTAAGCCTCTTGACATAAAAACAATATGTACAGGACATGGTCCTATTCTCCGTTCACACTGGAAAAAATATGTTGATTATGCTGCAGAATTATCATCAAAATATTTGGATTCAATAAAGGGCGATGAGAAAAATGTGTTAATTGCTTTTGTTTCTGCATATGGTTATACGCGCGAGATGGCAGAAGCTTTTGCCGAAGGAATAAGGAAAACAAATTGCACTATTACTGTTGACCTGGCTGATGTTGAAAGTATGTCGTTAGGCGAGATTGATGCTAAATTAACAAAATGTAATGGATTAATTGTTGGTTCACCAACTCTTAACCAAAATATTATGTTGCCTGTTTACAAAGTTTTTTCGATGATAAATCCTATTCGTGAACGTGGTAAGCCTGCCATGTCTTTTGGTTCATACGGATGGAGTGGCGAAGCTGTGAAAATTATTGATGCCTCTTTAAAAAGTTTAAAGCTTAATGTTATTCGTGATGGAATTGCAATAAAGTTTTTTCCTTTTGGCGAAACAAGAAATATACTTGTAGAGGAAGGTCGAAAATTTGCAAAAGCTGTAATTACTCAACCCGAACAGGTTAATTGCGACTAG
- the meaB gene encoding methylmalonyl Co-A mutase-associated GTPase MeaB, whose product MKESQRKSALHVNSGIEQPSSVNAESVKNIREKRKNKLLAKDYTNEILNGNRTVLSQAITLVESTLPEHQDLSREIVESCLLHSGKSIRIGISGVPGVGKSTFIEAFGKQLTKQGFKLAVLAIDPSSERSKGSILGDKTRMEDLANDPNAFIRPSPSSGTLGGVARKTREAIILCEAAGFDVVFVETVGVGQSETVVNYMVDMFLLLMLAGAGDELQGIKRGIMEMADIIAINKADGTNIKKAELAVSEYRNALHLFPAKDSGWMPQVVTCSSITNHGIYELWDLTKQYFDKVKESDHFKIRRNFQSKYWMYEVIFERLKENFLNQPEVKLKLNEMEQKVLSGEISSVAAANIIIGKK is encoded by the coding sequence ATGAAAGAATCTCAACGCAAAAGTGCATTGCATGTAAACTCAGGTATAGAACAACCTTCGAGTGTTAATGCTGAAAGCGTAAAGAATATTCGTGAAAAAAGAAAAAATAAATTATTAGCAAAAGATTATACAAATGAAATTCTAAATGGAAACAGAACTGTTTTAAGCCAGGCAATTACTCTGGTAGAAAGCACTCTGCCTGAACATCAGGATTTGTCAAGAGAAATTGTTGAAAGCTGTTTGCTGCATTCAGGAAAATCAATTAGAATAGGTATTTCCGGAGTGCCAGGTGTTGGTAAAAGTACTTTTATTGAAGCTTTCGGAAAACAACTTACAAAACAAGGATTTAAACTTGCTGTTTTAGCAATCGACCCAAGTAGCGAAAGATCAAAAGGAAGTATATTGGGTGATAAAACCCGAATGGAAGATCTGGCAAATGACCCAAATGCATTTATTCGCCCAAGTCCTTCTTCGGGGACACTTGGTGGTGTTGCACGAAAAACACGCGAAGCAATAATTTTATGCGAGGCTGCTGGTTTCGATGTTGTATTTGTTGAAACCGTAGGTGTAGGACAATCAGAAACTGTTGTTAATTATATGGTAGATATGTTTTTGTTGCTTATGCTTGCAGGTGCAGGCGACGAATTACAGGGAATAAAACGGGGTATAATGGAAATGGCGGATATTATTGCAATAAACAAAGCCGACGGAACAAATATTAAAAAAGCAGAACTTGCCGTAAGCGAATATAGAAATGCATTACATTTATTTCCTGCAAAAGACTCGGGTTGGATGCCACAGGTGGTTACATGTTCTTCTATAACAAATCACGGGATATATGAGTTGTGGGATTTAACAAAACAATATTTTGATAAGGTAAAGGAGTCAGATCATTTTAAAATAAGAAGAAATTTTCAGTCAAAATACTGGATGTACGAAGTTATTTTTGAAAGGCTTAAAGAGAATTTTTTAAACCAGCCCGAGGTTAAATTGAAATTAAACGAGATGGAACAAAAAGTTTTATCTGGAGAAATATCTTCTGTTGCAGCTGCAAATATTATTATTGGAAAAAAATAA
- a CDS encoding amino acid permease has translation MASKIFKRKPIGELLKETESENSLKKTLTATALIALGVGAIIGAGLFVRTASAAANNAGPAVTIGFIIAGIGCLLAGLCYAEFASMIPVAGSAYTYSYTTMGEMVAWIIGWDLVLEYALGAATVSIAWSEYLNKLLGYFDMRVPYEWSHSPFEISTLGTHGIMNIPALLIVFLLTVLLIRGVRESSFVNAIIVIVKVAIVVLFIGFGWSYINPINHTPFIPEATLYTDSQGISHNFGGFLGILGAAGVVFFAFIGFDAVSTAAQETKNPKRDMPIGILGSLAICTVLYILFAYVLTGVASVEDFRTVGKEASVTFAVQTYMPGFSWLATLITVAILAGFSSVILVMLYGQSRVFYSMSKDGLVPKIFSDVHKKYKTPYKSNWLFLIFVGLFASFVPQDIVGDMTSIGTLFAFILVCLGIWILRITNPEIPRKFKTPGIFYLKIKQAKIIIPIVPILGVLACGAMIFGLGPANWYRLLAWMAIGLIIYFAYGIRKSKLRK, from the coding sequence ATGGCATCAAAAATTTTCAAAAGGAAACCTATAGGCGAACTGCTCAAAGAGACCGAAAGTGAGAATAGCCTTAAAAAAACACTTACAGCAACAGCTCTTATTGCACTTGGTGTGGGAGCCATTATTGGTGCTGGGTTATTTGTAAGAACAGCCTCGGCAGCTGCAAATAATGCAGGCCCTGCAGTTACAATTGGATTTATTATAGCCGGCATTGGTTGTCTTTTAGCTGGACTTTGTTATGCAGAATTTGCATCCATGATTCCTGTTGCTGGTAGTGCATATACATACTCATATACAACAATGGGTGAAATGGTTGCATGGATTATCGGTTGGGATTTAGTTCTCGAATACGCACTAGGAGCAGCAACTGTAAGTATTGCATGGAGCGAATATTTAAACAAATTACTTGGCTACTTTGATATGCGAGTCCCATATGAATGGAGCCATTCTCCATTTGAAATAAGCACATTGGGGACTCATGGAATAATGAATATTCCCGCTCTGTTAATTGTGTTTTTACTTACAGTTTTATTAATAAGAGGGGTAAGGGAATCGTCATTTGTTAATGCAATAATTGTTATAGTAAAAGTCGCCATAGTTGTTTTGTTTATCGGCTTCGGTTGGTCTTATATTAACCCAATTAATCATACTCCTTTTATTCCTGAAGCTACATTGTATACCGATTCTCAGGGAATATCTCATAACTTTGGTGGATTTTTAGGAATTTTAGGTGCTGCAGGTGTAGTGTTTTTTGCTTTTATAGGCTTTGATGCTGTTTCGACAGCAGCACAGGAAACAAAAAATCCCAAACGCGATATGCCAATAGGAATTCTTGGTTCATTAGCTATTTGTACAGTTCTTTATATTTTATTTGCATATGTTCTTACTGGTGTAGCAAGTGTTGAGGATTTTAGAACAGTAGGAAAAGAGGCTTCGGTTACATTTGCTGTTCAGACTTATATGCCTGGATTTAGTTGGCTTGCAACTTTAATAACAGTTGCAATTTTAGCTGGATTTTCTTCAGTAATTTTAGTAATGTTATACGGTCAGTCACGTGTCTTTTATTCTATGAGTAAAGATGGATTAGTGCCAAAAATATTTTCTGATGTACATAAAAAGTACAAAACACCATATAAATCAAATTGGTTGTTTTTAATTTTTGTTGGATTATTTGCCTCTTTTGTTCCACAAGATATTGTAGGAGATATGACAAGTATAGGAACTCTGTTTGCCTTTATATTAGTTTGCTTAGGTATATGGATTTTAAGAATAACTAATCCCGAAATTCCAAGAAAATTTAAAACTCCTGGGATATTTTATCTAAAAATTAAACAAGCCAAAATAATAATTCCAATAGTCCCAATTCTTGGTGTATTAGCCTGTGGAGCTATGATATTTGGATTAGGTCCTGCTAATTGGTATAGGTTATTGGCATGGATGGCTATTGGATTAATTATTTATTTTGCATACGGAATCAGAAAAAGTAAATTAAGAAAGTAA
- a CDS encoding amino acid permease has product MGKDANVGFRKSLNLFDSTAIVIGSMIGSGIFIVSCDVARTLGSPGWLMITWLITGVMTIIAALSYGELAGMMPRAGGQYVYLREAYNPLFGFLYGWTLFLVIQTGTIAAVAMAFAKYSGVLFPWISEKNTWLTIGSLKFNTVHIIAISSIAILTWINMRGVKQGKILQNFFTSTKVIVILVLIVFGFLLMGNSSAASVNSGYFWDAMSNKNGVETPLTGLLLLTAIGTAMVGTIFTSDAWNNVTFTGSEIINPKRNIPLSLFLGTLIVTCIYMLMNYIYIQLLPLRGTPEGLTVFEKGIQFATNDRLGSSVLSIPLGEIGAVVMAAFIMISTFGCNNGLILSGSRVYYSMAQDDLFFKKTGKLNSKGVPAAALVIQGIWASLLCLSGSYGQLLDYVVFAVLIFYVLTIVGIYILRKKQPNAERPYKAFGYPILPAVYIIAAIALMVDLLIYKPEFTWPGLGIVCMGIPVYFIWKIFKKKK; this is encoded by the coding sequence ATGGGCAAAGACGCAAATGTAGGCTTTCGTAAGAGTCTTAATTTATTCGACTCTACTGCAATAGTTATCGGGTCAATGATTGGCTCAGGAATTTTTATTGTAAGTTGTGATGTTGCCCGTACTTTAGGTTCACCTGGCTGGTTAATGATTACATGGCTTATAACAGGTGTTATGACAATTATTGCTGCACTTAGTTATGGAGAACTTGCTGGAATGATGCCAAGAGCAGGTGGACAATATGTTTATTTGCGTGAAGCATATAATCCGTTATTCGGATTTTTATATGGATGGACACTCTTTCTTGTAATTCAAACAGGTACTATTGCTGCTGTTGCAATGGCATTTGCAAAATATTCAGGTGTGCTTTTTCCCTGGATTTCTGAAAAAAATACCTGGTTAACGATTGGATCATTAAAATTTAACACTGTTCATATTATTGCTATTTCATCTATCGCAATACTTACATGGATAAATATGCGTGGTGTTAAACAAGGTAAAATATTACAAAATTTTTTCACCTCTACTAAAGTTATAGTAATTTTAGTGCTTATTGTTTTTGGATTTCTTCTAATGGGCAACAGCTCAGCTGCCAGCGTTAATAGCGGATATTTCTGGGATGCAATGTCAAACAAGAATGGAGTTGAAACTCCACTAACAGGTTTATTGCTTTTAACTGCTATTGGAACTGCAATGGTTGGTACTATTTTCACCTCTGACGCATGGAATAATGTAACATTTACCGGAAGTGAAATTATTAATCCGAAAAGAAATATTCCTCTTAGTTTATTTTTAGGGACATTAATAGTAACCTGTATATATATGCTAATGAATTATATTTACATTCAACTATTACCATTAAGAGGAACTCCCGAAGGATTAACAGTATTTGAAAAAGGTATACAGTTTGCAACAAATGACAGATTAGGTTCTTCGGTTTTAAGTATTCCACTTGGTGAAATTGGGGCTGTTGTTATGGCTGCATTTATTATGATTTCAACTTTTGGTTGCAATAATGGATTAATACTTTCCGGTTCACGCGTTTATTACAGTATGGCTCAGGATGATTTATTTTTCAAAAAAACTGGCAAACTAAATTCAAAAGGTGTTCCGGCTGCCGCTCTTGTAATACAAGGCATTTGGGCATCGCTACTTTGCCTCTCGGGAAGCTACGGACAACTATTGGATTATGTTGTTTTTGCTGTACTTATATTTTATGTTCTTACAATTGTTGGAATTTATATTTTGCGAAAAAAACAACCAAATGCTGAAAGACCATACAAAGCTTTTGGATATCCAATTCTTCCTGCTGTTTATATTATTGCCGCAATTGCCTTAATGGTAGATTTGCTAATCTACAAACCTGAATTTACATGGCCAGGACTAGGAATAGTTTGTATGGGAATTCCAGTATATTTTATCTGGAAAATCTTTAAAAAGAAAAAATAA
- a CDS encoding SAM-dependent methyltransferase: protein MNENNIKLFIAFLIESIENNSFVKLALMNKRVKTNDLNTVTAKLVKIKDEYKLSFIYRYPTKDITKNYSVFESRNIIEQLLETYFFQADIYTLKSDWFLSVNKNNIVSIRKKAPTSIEQPKLTHDEIKNRIIVAENNIYLRELGVTTADWQVKTSMQDKFRQINKYVEIIDGILRNANLDKSLSVVDMGAGKGYLTFALYDYLLNTLNKSPEIIGVELREELVDDCNVIAKKAEFNNLHFKSGTIKEIELSKVDLLIALHACDTATDDAIFRGIKSNAKIIICAPCCHKQVRKQMNPTDGLKLISQYGILKERQAEIITDAIRALILEAYGYKTKVFEFISTEHTPKNVLIVGVKQSEKSIPDNEMLKQIERIKNIHGVEFHYLEKLLSTTI, encoded by the coding sequence ATGAACGAAAATAATATAAAATTATTCATTGCATTTTTAATTGAAAGCATTGAAAACAATAGCTTTGTTAAACTGGCGTTAATGAATAAACGGGTTAAAACAAATGACTTAAATACCGTTACTGCTAAACTTGTAAAAATTAAAGATGAATATAAATTATCATTTATATATAGATATCCTACAAAAGATATTACAAAGAATTATTCTGTTTTTGAAAGCCGAAATATTATTGAACAACTTTTAGAAACGTATTTTTTTCAGGCAGATATTTACACATTAAAAAGTGACTGGTTTTTATCAGTTAATAAAAACAATATTGTTTCAATAAGAAAAAAGGCACCAACAAGTATTGAGCAGCCAAAGCTAACTCACGATGAAATTAAAAATCGCATAATTGTAGCAGAAAATAATATATACTTAAGGGAGCTTGGCGTAACAACTGCTGATTGGCAGGTTAAAACAAGCATGCAGGATAAATTCAGGCAGATAAATAAGTATGTTGAAATTATTGATGGAATTTTAAGAAATGCAAATCTGGATAAATCTTTAAGTGTAGTTGATATGGGAGCTGGTAAGGGTTACCTTACATTTGCATTGTATGATTATTTGCTTAATACTTTAAATAAATCTCCTGAAATTATTGGCGTTGAGCTAAGGGAAGAGTTGGTTGATGATTGCAATGTTATTGCAAAAAAGGCTGAGTTTAACAATTTGCATTTTAAATCGGGAACTATAAAAGAAATTGAATTAAGCAAAGTCGATTTATTAATTGCGCTTCATGCCTGTGATACTGCTACTGATGATGCTATTTTCAGAGGAATTAAATCAAATGCTAAAATAATTATTTGTGCACCTTGTTGTCATAAACAGGTTAGAAAACAAATGAATCCGACAGATGGTTTAAAATTAATTAGTCAGTATGGTATTTTAAAAGAAAGACAGGCAGAAATAATAACTGATGCAATACGAGCTTTAATACTGGAGGCATATGGATATAAAACTAAGGTTTTTGAATTTATTTCTACAGAACATACTCCAAAAAATGTTTTAATAGTTGGTGTAAAGCAAAGCGAAAAAAGCATTCCTGATAATGAAATGTTAAAACAAATAGAAAGAATTAAGAATATTCATGGAGTTGAATTTCATTATCTTGAGAAGTTGCTTTCTACAACTATTTAA
- a CDS encoding (Fe-S)-binding protein gives MNIEIPVMADVTAKGQQPEYLFWVGCAGAFDDRYKKVSRAFTKILHNLNVSYAVLGKEETCTGDPARRAGNEMLYQMQALTNIGTFTRYNVKKIITICPHCYNIFKNDYPDLGGNYEVINYTQFLQAFIENGTLKITSDKFAEKSITFHDPCYLGRANGEYTAPRKVLEAIPSTKVEMKRNKSFALCCGAGGGQMFKEAEKGNKEVFIERTEDVLATGANIIATSCPFCMVMLTDGLKYKNKEEEIFNYDIAELIVMAMGW, from the coding sequence ATGAATATAGAAATTCCAGTAATGGCAGATGTAACTGCAAAAGGACAACAACCAGAATATTTGTTTTGGGTTGGCTGTGCCGGTGCATTTGACGACAGATATAAAAAAGTATCCAGAGCTTTTACAAAAATATTACATAACTTAAATGTAAGTTATGCTGTACTTGGAAAAGAGGAAACATGTACAGGTGATCCTGCCCGTCGTGCAGGAAATGAAATGCTTTACCAAATGCAAGCGTTAACCAATATCGGTACATTTACAAGATACAATGTAAAAAAGATTATTACTATTTGTCCACATTGTTATAATATTTTTAAAAATGACTACCCTGATTTGGGAGGAAATTACGAAGTAATTAATTACACTCAGTTTTTACAAGCATTTATTGAAAACGGAACACTAAAAATAACTTCTGATAAATTTGCCGAAAAATCCATTACATTTCATGATCCTTGTTATTTAGGAAGAGCAAACGGAGAATACACTGCTCCAAGAAAAGTACTTGAAGCTATACCATCTACTAAAGTTGAAATGAAAAGAAATAAAAGCTTTGCTCTTTGCTGTGGTGCTGGTGGCGGACAAATGTTTAAAGAAGCTGAAAAGGGAAATAAAGAAGTTTTTATTGAAAGAACCGAAGATGTTTTAGCAACAGGTGCGAATATAATTGCAACCTCATGTCCGTTTTGCATGGTAATGCTTACAGATGGTCTGAAATATAAAAACAAAGAAGAAGAAATTTTTAATTACGACATTGCCGAGCTTATTGTTATGGCAATGGGTTGGTAA
- a CDS encoding (Fe-S)-binding protein, which yields MIKQIVFITATIISFGILGYSLLRIYSFLKLTKNHKKGPLGKRLYKTITVAIFQTKILRRPVIGLLHALVFWGFIVILFGSVEIIIDGFTGIEKSLSSFDFIYQIISISGDVFSWIILIAVCVFFVRRVFLTVTRFEGIEMKRRSHSDANFALSLIFVLMVTLIWMNILYSAMNLEESRTLYPINALFGQFFTSLDHTILLRAYEINWWTHIGVIFLFMNILPYSKHFHVFMSIPNVFFSRIEPLGKLPNMDNITKEVKLMMDPNLAFAAPTEPVSEIERFGVKDVEDVTWKNYLDSLACTQCGRCTASCPANITGKMLSPRKIMIDLRKRMNEKAPHILKEGKNYNDNKSLLRDYITTEELWACTTCNSCAQECPVNINHPEMIVFMRRFLVMEESAAPTGLNVMFTNIENNGAPWPFSPEDRLLWANDLTTN from the coding sequence ATGATAAAGCAAATTGTTTTCATTACTGCTACTATAATTTCATTTGGAATTTTAGGTTATTCGTTACTTCGAATTTATTCTTTTTTAAAGCTTACTAAAAACCATAAAAAAGGTCCATTAGGAAAAAGACTTTACAAAACAATTACTGTGGCAATTTTCCAAACAAAAATTTTAAGACGACCGGTTATTGGCTTACTTCATGCTCTTGTTTTCTGGGGATTTATTGTAATTCTTTTTGGAAGTGTTGAGATAATTATTGACGGCTTTACCGGCATAGAAAAATCACTTTCATCTTTTGACTTTATTTATCAGATTATTTCTATCTCGGGTGATGTTTTTTCATGGATAATTTTAATTGCAGTGTGCGTATTCTTTGTTAGAAGAGTATTTTTAACCGTAACAAGATTTGAAGGAATAGAAATGAAGCGCAGATCGCATTCTGATGCAAATTTTGCATTGTCCTTGATTTTTGTGTTAATGGTAACATTAATCTGGATGAATATTCTTTATTCGGCAATGAATCTTGAAGAAAGCAGAACACTTTATCCTATTAACGCATTATTCGGGCAGTTTTTCACATCCTTAGACCATACTATATTATTAAGAGCATATGAAATTAACTGGTGGACTCATATAGGGGTAATATTTCTTTTTATGAATATTTTGCCTTATTCCAAGCATTTTCATGTGTTTATGTCTATCCCTAATGTGTTTTTCAGTAGAATTGAACCATTAGGAAAATTGCCAAATATGGATAATATAACAAAGGAAGTAAAATTAATGATGGATCCAAACTTAGCATTTGCAGCACCAACCGAGCCAGTAAGCGAAATAGAAAGATTCGGAGTAAAAGATGTTGAAGATGTAACCTGGAAAAATTATTTAGATTCGCTAGCATGTACACAATGCGGAAGATGTACTGCTTCATGCCCTGCTAATATTACAGGAAAAATGCTTTCTCCAAGAAAAATCATGATTGATTTAAGAAAAAGAATGAATGAAAAAGCACCCCATATTTTAAAAGAAGGAAAAAATTATAACGATAACAAATCTTTACTTCGCGACTATATTACAACTGAAGAGCTTTGGGCTTGTACTACCTGTAATTCATGCGCACAGGAATGTCCTGTAAATATTAATCATCCTGAAATGATTGTTTTTATGAGACGATTCCTCGTAATGGAAGAATCTGCCGCTCCTACAGGACTTAATGTTATGTTTACCAATATTGAAAACAATGGAGCTCCTTGGCCATTTTCACCAGAAGACAGATTGTTATGGGCAAATGATTTAACAACAAATTAG